A window from uncultured Desulfobacter sp. encodes these proteins:
- the trbJ gene encoding P-type conjugative transfer protein TrbJ: MKNKIKTTIVLLSVITFVNVSMAGIPVTCLNCSNLFTQALEYIKDIEQLAEEIKQYEQLVKQTENAITNTMNLPSNLASNLQSQMRVAVANVNRLKSYKADMDALYTIFTDTWPELEDIKVDGMLMKDRIAAKQNQFKKAAEKVDNILQSNFRLSGQQLQDLQDSGDFDSYLDDLLSTKEGRQQAIEAGNQINALTVHEMRQTRALLANYVQAQAAESAQEQNEEKQLEAEEEREQSTGVDMKADILPELFR, encoded by the coding sequence ATGAAAAACAAAATTAAAACCACAATCGTTTTATTGTCCGTCATTACCTTTGTCAATGTCTCTATGGCCGGTATTCCTGTTACCTGCCTCAATTGCTCCAATTTATTCACACAAGCTCTGGAATATATCAAAGACATCGAACAACTGGCAGAAGAAATTAAACAATACGAACAACTTGTTAAGCAGACAGAAAATGCCATCACCAACACCATGAACCTGCCCAGCAACCTTGCTTCCAACCTTCAATCTCAAATGAGGGTAGCGGTTGCCAATGTGAACCGTTTGAAATCTTACAAGGCCGATATGGATGCTCTCTATACTATTTTTACGGATACCTGGCCTGAGCTTGAAGATATTAAGGTTGATGGGATGTTGATGAAAGATCGGATAGCGGCAAAGCAAAACCAGTTTAAGAAGGCTGCAGAAAAAGTGGACAATATTTTGCAGTCAAATTTTCGACTCTCCGGCCAGCAATTACAGGACCTGCAGGATTCAGGTGATTTTGACAGTTATTTAGATGACCTTCTATCAACCAAAGAAGGCAGACAGCAGGCTATTGAAGCCGGCAACCAGATCAACGCCCTAACAGTCCATGAAATGAGACAGACAAGAGCGTTGCTGGCTAATTATGTGCAAGCTCAAGCAGCCGAATCCGCCCAAGAACAAAACGAAGAAAAACAGCTTGAAGCGGAAGAAGAGCGGGAACAGTCAACAGGGGTGGATATGAAGGCAGATATTTTACCTGAATTGTTCCGGTAA
- a CDS encoding TraK family protein has protein sequence MENGPKPSCKSQYLAIHDETQTLLKQGYTIKAVYDYFFKKGVIHMSYNSWTKILKNYHKPFPFTQKKDEL, from the coding sequence ATGGAGAATGGACCTAAGCCCTCATGTAAAAGTCAGTACCTGGCTATCCATGATGAAACCCAAACGCTGCTTAAGCAGGGTTATACGATCAAAGCTGTGTATGATTATTTCTTCAAAAAGGGTGTGATTCATATGTCATATAATTCCTGGACTAAAATATTAAAAAATTACCATAAACCCTTCCCTTTTACACAAAAGAAAGACGAATTATGA
- a CDS encoding TrbC/VirB2 family protein, whose amino-acid sequence MKKYLPLLIPTFLFFGVITFVDSVFASTISEFETPAETLMETLRGPWAKSVAILMILAAAFVMWFKKDDLDGMTKGFLVVVCIISVLALAEPIIDTLFTFGSGALI is encoded by the coding sequence ATGAAAAAGTATTTACCGTTACTTATACCAACCTTTCTTTTTTTTGGCGTTATTACATTTGTTGATTCTGTTTTCGCATCAACTATTTCAGAATTTGAAACACCTGCAGAAACCTTGATGGAAACCTTACGCGGGCCGTGGGCCAAGTCCGTTGCAATACTGATGATTTTAGCTGCTGCGTTTGTGATGTGGTTCAAGAAAGACGACCTGGACGGCATGACAAAAGGGTTCCTGGTAGTGGTTTGTATCATTTCGGTGCTGGCTCTGGCCGAACCGATCATTGATACGCTGTTCACATTCGGCAGTGGAGCATTAATATAA
- a CDS encoding Rha family transcriptional regulator: protein MDMEIENQKINISTIKGKLTVSSMMVAEHFGKDHKNVLREIRRITGELSEIMEDFSELNFEPAEYIDEQGKPRPSYDLTRDGFALLVMGFTGKKAMAWKVKYINAFNAMEKAQKDKLYLKAALQIPIESDLTVLLPTGEFGISSWKLAKEIDQPHKALMTKIQYLDVPTLFKAENFIPMGHVEDHGPRVDGYGITLAGLGMMGHIFRSQVAREAQLKGYEQLRAVNTSKEMGDTAHAQPVQSVIPRFQRANVSEKKMLALKGLISIWAWIENTTPEKLEAELCAYMQIMNLTGITTSSYENAMEYIWSGIQTLQNDFIDLCTEDELQPLRGLFDFMAYYEDRISYEFLFNKFKKEHQLEDFTKVSKKDFQKIIMLAWGTMYAMCLGDKAGCCKASCIHNQL, encoded by the coding sequence ATGGATATGGAAATAGAAAATCAAAAAATTAATATTTCAACCATAAAAGGAAAACTGACGGTTTCCTCAATGATGGTGGCAGAACATTTTGGAAAAGATCATAAAAATGTTCTGCGCGAAATCCGTCGAATTACTGGGGAATTATCTGAAATTATGGAAGATTTCAGCGAGCTCAATTTTGAGCCCGCTGAATATATTGATGAGCAAGGCAAACCTCGACCTTCCTACGATCTCACTCGTGACGGTTTTGCTCTGCTTGTCATGGGATTTACCGGTAAGAAGGCAATGGCCTGGAAGGTCAAGTACATCAATGCATTTAACGCCATGGAAAAGGCTCAGAAAGACAAATTATATTTAAAAGCCGCATTACAAATCCCAATAGAAAGCGATCTGACAGTTTTATTGCCCACCGGCGAGTTCGGCATTTCAAGCTGGAAACTGGCCAAGGAAATTGACCAGCCCCACAAAGCCTTGATGACAAAAATTCAATATTTGGATGTCCCTACCCTATTTAAGGCAGAAAATTTTATCCCAATGGGACATGTGGAAGATCACGGCCCAAGAGTGGACGGGTACGGGATCACTTTGGCCGGCCTTGGCATGATGGGTCATATCTTTCGCAGTCAGGTGGCCAGGGAAGCTCAATTAAAGGGATATGAACAGTTAAGGGCTGTCAACACTTCAAAAGAGATGGGAGATACTGCTCACGCCCAACCGGTCCAAAGTGTGATTCCTCGGTTTCAGCGGGCCAATGTTTCAGAAAAAAAGATGCTTGCGCTTAAAGGTTTAATTTCGATCTGGGCATGGATTGAAAATACCACCCCTGAAAAACTCGAAGCTGAGCTATGTGCCTACATGCAGATAATGAACCTAACGGGCATCACGACATCAAGTTATGAAAACGCCATGGAATACATTTGGTCGGGGATACAAACACTGCAAAACGACTTTATAGATCTTTGCACTGAAGATGAATTGCAGCCGTTAAGGGGACTGTTTGATTTCATGGCCTATTACGAGGACAGGATAAGCTATGAATTTTTATTCAACAAATTCAAAAAAGAACACCAGTTGGAAGATTTTACCAAAGTTTCCAAGAAGGATTTTCAAAAAATCATAATGTTAGCCTGGGGCACCATGTACGCCATGTGCCTTGGAGATAAAGCCGGATGCTGCAAAGCAAGCTGCATCCATAACCAATTATAA
- a CDS encoding type IV secretion system protein, giving the protein MSKEIQNHYLAGRQAWAEVYGSFIQERNLWRWLALLASIVAIILSTANIIQLRQQKVIPYMVEVDRAGRISGGHMAKKLETSQEMIQYSLGQFITAWRTVTADIALQEKYIKQSSFMSIGAAKRILAKWYADNNPYISSEEKLVEVRIMALPLYVSGETWLVEWTEIERTHKGVERSRTAFQANLIIKRKLPETQQEIINNASGIYVSEISHSKKIQ; this is encoded by the coding sequence ATGTCAAAAGAAATTCAAAACCATTATCTCGCCGGCAGGCAGGCATGGGCCGAAGTGTATGGATCTTTTATTCAGGAAAGAAACCTTTGGCGGTGGTTAGCCCTGCTCGCTTCGATTGTCGCGATTATACTTTCTACTGCAAATATCATCCAGTTAAGACAGCAAAAAGTGATCCCGTACATGGTTGAGGTTGACCGGGCAGGACGGATCAGCGGCGGACATATGGCCAAAAAGCTTGAAACCAGCCAGGAGATGATTCAATACAGCCTGGGCCAGTTTATAACGGCCTGGCGGACCGTCACGGCTGATATCGCCCTGCAGGAAAAATACATCAAGCAATCCAGTTTCATGTCAATTGGTGCTGCAAAAAGAATCCTGGCTAAATGGTATGCAGACAACAATCCATACATTTCCAGCGAAGAAAAATTGGTGGAAGTGCGGATCATGGCCCTGCCCCTGTATGTCAGCGGAGAGACCTGGCTGGTGGAATGGACAGAGATAGAGCGCACACATAAAGGCGTTGAGCGCTCCAGGACTGCTTTTCAAGCGAACCTTATCATCAAACGCAAGCTTCCTGAAACACAACAAGAAATCATCAATAATGCCAGCGGCATATATGTGTCGGAAATCAGCCACAGCAAAAAGATACAATAG
- the trbL gene encoding P-type conjugative transfer protein TrbL, translating into MIIFLDMKRTPMNLFSYLLFISILLLFFNGNAAASTVDQSIIQRIILKYHDVGTTWGENLKSHAFWLLKVMLVIQLTWMALKLGLKQSTLQDVIEDLVKATFFGSVFFCLIVYGQDWAEKLITGMIGLSVEVAGGSESAAMVFVQSLTIADNMSAPISLFGALKAPLIGLCIIATLLCAALIYGMYLLILCEAWIVLNLGILLFGFGGLTTTRGFATSFLKYSLGVGLKLFTIKCLIYILAAFLADMVSYSFSDITEVLVITASFIILAFLVKTLPDAMSRMITLHSGSSAGAMTGAMAAGAGMAAGAASMGVGAAAGAAGGGGMAGAFSGARSGALEAIARAVKPKEEK; encoded by the coding sequence ATGATCATTTTTTTAGACATGAAAAGAACTCCTATGAACCTTTTTTCTTATTTGTTGTTCATATCAATATTATTGCTATTTTTCAATGGAAATGCAGCCGCTTCGACCGTCGATCAAAGCATAATCCAACGAATAATATTGAAATATCACGACGTCGGCACTACTTGGGGCGAAAATCTAAAAAGCCATGCTTTTTGGTTATTAAAGGTCATGCTTGTGATCCAATTAACCTGGATGGCTTTAAAACTAGGCCTTAAGCAATCTACTTTACAGGATGTCATAGAAGATCTTGTAAAAGCAACTTTTTTTGGATCTGTTTTTTTCTGTCTAATAGTTTATGGCCAAGATTGGGCGGAGAAACTGATCACAGGAATGATTGGTTTAAGCGTTGAGGTTGCTGGTGGTAGTGAAAGTGCGGCTATGGTCTTTGTCCAAAGCCTTACAATTGCAGATAATATGTCAGCTCCTATATCTTTGTTCGGTGCATTGAAAGCTCCATTAATTGGACTTTGTATTATTGCCACGCTTCTTTGCGCCGCTTTAATTTACGGTATGTATCTCCTAATCCTTTGTGAGGCTTGGATTGTTCTCAATTTAGGAATTTTGCTCTTCGGTTTTGGCGGACTTACAACAACTCGTGGGTTTGCCACCAGCTTCTTGAAATATTCTCTTGGCGTTGGACTTAAGCTATTCACGATTAAATGTCTTATCTATATTTTGGCAGCCTTCCTTGCTGACATGGTTAGTTATTCTTTTAGCGATATTACCGAAGTTTTGGTTATAACCGCTTCATTCATAATTCTTGCCTTTCTGGTCAAAACTTTACCTGACGCGATGTCTCGGATGATCACCTTGCACAGTGGGAGTAGTGCCGGAGCCATGACCGGAGCCATGGCGGCAGGCGCAGGTATGGCGGCTGGTGCGGCCTCCATGGGTGTCGGTGCCGCCGCCGGTGCTGCCGGTGGCGGCGGTATGGCTGGTGCCTTCAGTGGCGCCAGGAGCGGCGCGTTGGAAGCCATCGCAAGAGCCGTCAAACCCAAAGAGGAGAAATAA
- a CDS encoding transcriptional regulator produces MNYTLISHGYANDLDLWFPKITIDGGKMPAGVQNTFRAMIRCAVGKNHTFVNIGTLASRTNVCYRTIERHIKTLKEAKLITAVKEEINGWTETVYYFLAHPAIGKFRELRSGKAKLEQSKSVEEPKQSLTEKASEPENSHLELDHACHAADRQNVGNLSDHTFDRLYKNTPPLPHYSGSVQDRQEPATWAKIRESIISKDELNLAAKYLPCLVAQIENGSVILSGPNKIALQRIEKHYGQTLKDNFSFFGVKTIVFDVYSEELQRKKDEEQKRQDQLKLQHHKEQQQEILAEKQRQEAELDSLPLKKQFDVVLSQYPRQTGQWQAWMNFKKLVRAGELPKTSKLLQIILKNKMSHDWQRDNGRWIPGLSKFLKERRWLDYGEWT; encoded by the coding sequence ATGAATTACACTTTGATATCGCATGGTTATGCGAATGATCTGGATCTATGGTTCCCGAAAATAACAATAGATGGGGGCAAAATGCCGGCAGGTGTACAAAATACATTTAGAGCAATGATTAGATGTGCGGTTGGTAAGAACCATACATTTGTGAACATAGGCACATTAGCCAGCCGTACAAATGTATGCTATCGGACCATTGAAAGACATATCAAGACCCTCAAAGAAGCCAAGTTGATCACCGCTGTCAAAGAGGAAATTAACGGCTGGACAGAGACCGTTTATTATTTTCTTGCTCATCCTGCAATCGGTAAATTCAGAGAATTACGGTCCGGCAAAGCAAAACTTGAACAGTCAAAGTCGGTTGAAGAACCCAAACAAAGTCTGACAGAAAAGGCTTCAGAACCAGAAAATAGCCACCTGGAGCTTGATCACGCGTGTCATGCTGCGGATCGACAAAATGTCGGCAATTTGTCGGATCATACCTTTGATAGATTATATAAGAATACTCCCCCCCTACCCCACTATTCAGGATCAGTTCAAGACCGCCAGGAGCCTGCCACCTGGGCAAAAATCAGAGAGAGTATTATTTCGAAAGACGAGCTAAATTTAGCGGCCAAGTATCTTCCCTGCCTGGTGGCTCAAATCGAGAACGGCAGTGTAATCCTGTCAGGGCCAAACAAAATAGCATTACAAAGAATCGAAAAACATTACGGTCAAACCCTCAAAGATAATTTTTCTTTTTTTGGCGTTAAAACCATTGTCTTTGATGTCTATTCGGAAGAACTCCAAAGAAAAAAAGATGAAGAACAAAAGCGGCAAGATCAACTAAAGCTGCAGCATCATAAGGAACAGCAGCAAGAAATTTTGGCTGAAAAACAGCGGCAGGAAGCTGAATTAGATAGCTTACCTCTCAAAAAACAATTCGATGTGGTTTTAAGTCAATACCCCCGGCAAACCGGGCAATGGCAAGCCTGGATGAATTTTAAAAAACTTGTTCGGGCCGGAGAACTGCCAAAAACATCAAAACTTTTACAAATCATTTTAAAAAATAAGATGTCCCATGACTGGCAGCGGGATAATGGCCGCTGGATACCGGGACTATCAAAATTTTTGAAAGAAAGAAGATGGTTAGATTATGGAGAATGGACCTAA
- a CDS encoding conjugal transfer protein TraL yields MASINMILQGKGGVGKSFTASLLSQYLVDRDQLLACLDADPVNATLTAYEALKATKIEIMEGDSINSRLFDTMIEKLIQLPDEAFAVVDSGASTFVPLAAYMSENNVAEFLKDSGHNLTLHTLITGGQAEGDTIQGLASLMDGFQDTPITIWVNPFFGQIDFENHKLAKANQDQGGTTIVLPTYKKETFGYDLELMLKSRLTFAQAINSGKFNVMAKQRLKIARDEIWNILDESGLIIDAQEQQE; encoded by the coding sequence ATGGCATCAATAAATATGATCCTGCAGGGCAAGGGCGGTGTTGGCAAAAGTTTTACAGCCAGTCTTTTAAGTCAATATCTGGTTGACAGAGACCAATTGCTGGCATGCCTGGACGCTGATCCGGTTAATGCAACCCTGACAGCCTATGAAGCATTAAAGGCGACCAAGATAGAAATCATGGAAGGTGATTCTATTAACAGCCGGTTGTTTGACACGATGATAGAAAAATTGATTCAGTTGCCGGATGAGGCATTCGCTGTTGTTGACAGCGGTGCCAGCACATTTGTTCCCCTGGCTGCTTACATGTCAGAAAATAATGTTGCCGAGTTTCTAAAAGACAGCGGCCACAATCTTACGCTGCATACCTTGATCACCGGCGGCCAGGCCGAGGGAGATACCATCCAAGGCCTGGCATCCCTGATGGACGGTTTTCAGGATACGCCCATAACAATATGGGTAAATCCTTTCTTCGGCCAAATTGATTTCGAAAACCACAAACTGGCAAAAGCCAACCAGGACCAGGGCGGCACCACCATTGTTCTGCCCACGTATAAAAAAGAGACCTTTGGCTATGATCTGGAGCTGATGCTCAAGTCCCGGCTGACATTTGCCCAGGCAATCAATTCCGGCAAATTCAACGTCATGGCTAAACAGCGGCTTAAAATAGCCAGGGATGAAATCTGGAACATCCTGGATGAATCCGGCCTGATCATTGATGCCCAGGAACAGCAGGAATGA
- a CDS encoding VirB3 family type IV secretion system protein has protein sequence MRRISIHRSLHRADLIMGIERDLLFPIGIAAGVLIVSSGNRPWQILIGLIILSVGFGLARKANKKEPILSKVFRQHVRHKKFYPAKDSPELPHKSIHYDAMSRKEKGLQSLLQYAVMADNGVILCKNGSFLVGYEITTRDTDSSTDTELENFSTSISASLKNLGDGFTLHFDCIRSPEDYYPDKNENHFPDKITRAIDDERRIYFKKGKHFRTTHYLFITWKPDISAQKMDSFLYTEEKDEHQRKKGDDPGVKALKTFQNNLVEIEDRLSLSFRLQKLKDTLSQNCIYSELLEIINFIVTGERHKIKLPKIPMYLDYLLSSQDVTGGIVPKIADKYISVVAIDGFPAESYPMMLSGLDSLSIPYRFNTRYICMDQWTALQQIENYRKGWSQKIIGFFDKLLNNAKAKPNKDAALMAEDAEEAYLINQSGFVGFGYFSGNIILLNEDKELLLTQTRDIRKVVLSQGFAARVETLNALEGWLGTHPANNYSNLRRIILHSLNLADILPLSTIYAGSAKAPCPFYPPGSPPLMYAATDGATPFRLNLHIGDLGHTLIFGPTGAGKSVLLAMIAAQFRRYKDACIFAFDKGLSMFPLVSAAGGTHYHIAGDDSRLAFCPLKYIDTDAEQAWAEDWITTLAKLQKVDIKPEHRTAIHDAVTQIRNSPDQHRTLSNLYHYIQHQELKEAIQHYTNQGAMGKLLDAPADSMTLEKYTVFEIEELMTLGEENLIPVLLYIFHRIEKAFKGQPSILILDEAWIMLGHPVFQQKIREWLKVLRKANCAVVLATQSLSDAKNSGLLDVLSESCPTKIFLPNQDAGKDTQTELYHGLGLNSTQVQIIAQARPKREYYVTSSLGCRLINLSLSPLALSFAGVSGKEDIAAIKNLINEYGPEWPKHWLHARNIKLPKI, from the coding sequence ATGAGACGGATTTCAATACATCGTTCGCTGCATCGTGCAGACCTGATCATGGGCATAGAACGGGATTTGCTTTTTCCCATAGGTATTGCCGCCGGCGTGCTGATTGTATCCAGCGGCAACCGCCCATGGCAGATATTGATCGGCCTTATAATTCTGTCGGTCGGGTTTGGTCTGGCCAGGAAAGCAAATAAAAAAGAGCCGATCCTTTCAAAGGTCTTCCGGCAGCATGTGCGGCACAAAAAATTTTATCCGGCCAAAGACAGCCCAGAGTTGCCCCATAAATCCATCCATTACGATGCCATGAGCAGAAAAGAGAAGGGCCTGCAAAGCCTTTTGCAGTATGCCGTGATGGCAGATAACGGTGTTATCCTTTGTAAAAACGGTTCGTTCCTGGTGGGCTATGAAATAACAACCCGGGACACGGACAGTTCAACCGATACAGAGTTAGAAAACTTTTCAACTTCAATCTCTGCATCTTTGAAAAATTTAGGCGATGGGTTCACCCTGCACTTTGACTGTATCCGGAGCCCGGAAGATTATTATCCTGATAAAAATGAAAATCATTTTCCTGACAAAATCACCAGGGCCATTGATGATGAACGGCGGATCTATTTTAAGAAAGGAAAGCATTTTCGCACAACTCATTATCTTTTTATCACCTGGAAGCCGGATATATCCGCGCAGAAAATGGATTCCTTTTTATATACAGAAGAAAAGGATGAACACCAGAGAAAAAAAGGTGATGATCCCGGTGTTAAGGCATTAAAAACCTTCCAAAATAATCTGGTTGAAATCGAGGATAGGCTCTCGTTATCTTTTCGGCTTCAAAAACTCAAGGATACACTCTCCCAAAATTGCATATATTCAGAACTTTTGGAAATTATCAACTTTATTGTCACGGGGGAACGCCACAAAATAAAATTGCCGAAAATTCCTATGTATCTTGATTATCTTTTATCTTCCCAAGATGTCACAGGCGGCATAGTCCCGAAAATCGCGGATAAATATATAAGTGTCGTTGCCATTGATGGTTTTCCTGCAGAATCCTACCCAATGATGCTGTCCGGGTTAGACAGTTTGTCTATACCGTACCGGTTTAACACCCGTTATATCTGTATGGATCAATGGACAGCCTTGCAGCAGATAGAAAATTACCGGAAGGGCTGGTCTCAAAAAATTATTGGTTTCTTTGACAAGCTTTTGAATAACGCCAAGGCAAAGCCAAACAAAGATGCCGCCTTGATGGCCGAAGATGCTGAGGAAGCCTATTTAATTAATCAATCTGGATTTGTGGGGTTTGGTTATTTTAGCGGCAACATCATTCTGTTAAATGAAGATAAAGAGTTGTTACTGACGCAAACCAGGGATATCCGGAAAGTGGTTTTGTCCCAAGGCTTTGCTGCCCGGGTAGAAACCCTCAACGCCCTGGAAGGCTGGCTTGGAACCCATCCGGCCAACAATTATTCCAACCTGCGCCGCATTATTTTGCACAGTCTGAATCTTGCCGACATTTTACCATTGTCCACAATATATGCCGGATCAGCTAAAGCCCCCTGCCCTTTTTATCCGCCGGGATCACCGCCGCTTATGTATGCCGCTACAGACGGCGCAACCCCTTTCCGGTTGAACCTGCATATCGGAGATTTAGGCCATACTCTGATTTTTGGTCCTACCGGGGCGGGTAAATCCGTTTTGTTGGCCATGATAGCAGCTCAATTCCGGCGTTATAAAGATGCGTGTATTTTTGCATTTGATAAGGGATTATCAATGTTTCCACTGGTCTCTGCCGCAGGCGGTACCCATTATCACATTGCCGGTGATGACAGCCGACTTGCTTTTTGCCCTTTGAAATATATTGATACGGATGCTGAACAAGCCTGGGCAGAGGATTGGATAACCACCCTGGCCAAACTGCAAAAAGTTGATATCAAGCCTGAGCACCGAACAGCGATACACGATGCTGTTACACAAATCCGGAACTCCCCGGATCAGCACCGCACCTTAAGCAATCTGTATCATTATATACAGCACCAGGAACTCAAAGAGGCAATCCAGCATTATACCAACCAGGGGGCCATGGGCAAACTCCTTGATGCGCCTGCCGATTCAATGACCCTGGAAAAGTACACAGTGTTTGAAATTGAAGAGTTGATGACTCTTGGCGAAGAAAACTTGATCCCGGTGCTTTTGTATATTTTTCACCGCATAGAGAAGGCATTTAAAGGACAGCCAAGCATACTGATCCTGGATGAAGCCTGGATTATGCTGGGGCATCCTGTGTTTCAGCAAAAAATCCGGGAATGGTTAAAAGTGCTCAGAAAGGCCAATTGTGCGGTTGTCCTTGCAACACAAAGCCTTTCTGATGCCAAAAATTCAGGCCTTTTAGATGTACTGTCGGAAAGCTGCCCAACCAAAATATTTTTACCAAACCAGGATGCAGGAAAAGACACGCAAACAGAACTTTACCACGGTCTGGGCCTCAATTCCACCCAGGTTCAAATCATCGCACAGGCTCGGCCAAAACGAGAATATTACGTGACATCCTCGCTGGGTTGCCGCCTGATCAATTTATCTTTATCCCCCCTGGCCCTGTCGTTTGCCGGAGTTTCAGGCAAAGAAGACATTGCCGCAATTAAGAACTTAATAAATGAGTACGGTCCTGAATGGCCGAAACACTGGCTGCATGCCAGGAATATTAAACTCCCTAAAATTTAA